A single region of the Pararhodospirillum photometricum DSM 122 genome encodes:
- a CDS encoding ABC transporter substrate-binding protein: protein MRLAAAIAAAFTFSLATLPPALAQDAPAKRVAVTQIVEHPALDATRQGVQDALAESGWTVGKNLDWSYESAQGSVSTAAQIAKKFAGQAPDVIVAIATPSAQTVAASAGSIPVVFSAVTDPVGAKLVRSLQEPGGPVTGTSDMLPLDKQLAMIRRAMPGLTRLGVIYNNGEANSVTLVETLKGLTKEAGLTLVEATAPRSSDVLGAARSLVGKADAVYVPTDNTVISSLEAVIKVGIDNKLPVFTGDTASVERGAAAAIGFDYHELGLQTGRMVARILKGADPRTMPVEMVQKLDLYVNPGSAARMGLALPEDMVAEAATVIR, encoded by the coding sequence ATGCGCCTTGCAGCCGCGATCGCCGCCGCGTTCACGTTCTCGCTTGCCACCCTTCCTCCCGCCCTGGCGCAGGACGCCCCGGCCAAGCGGGTCGCCGTCACCCAGATTGTCGAGCATCCGGCCCTCGACGCCACCCGCCAAGGGGTGCAAGACGCCCTGGCCGAGTCCGGCTGGACCGTGGGCAAGAACCTGGACTGGAGCTACGAGTCGGCTCAGGGCTCGGTGTCCACCGCCGCGCAGATTGCCAAAAAATTCGCGGGCCAGGCCCCCGATGTGATCGTGGCGATTGCCACCCCCTCGGCCCAGACCGTTGCCGCCAGCGCCGGCAGCATTCCCGTGGTGTTCTCGGCCGTGACGGACCCCGTGGGCGCGAAGCTCGTGCGCTCCTTGCAAGAGCCGGGCGGGCCCGTCACCGGCACCAGCGACATGCTGCCCCTCGACAAGCAACTGGCCATGATTCGCCGGGCCATGCCGGGCCTGACCCGCCTGGGCGTCATTTATAACAATGGCGAGGCGAACTCGGTCACCCTGGTCGAAACCCTCAAGGGCTTGACCAAGGAAGCCGGTCTGACCCTGGTCGAGGCCACTGCGCCGCGTTCCTCCGACGTTCTCGGCGCCGCCCGCTCCTTGGTGGGCAAGGCCGATGCCGTTTATGTGCCCACCGACAACACCGTGATCTCCTCCTTGGAGGCGGTTATTAAGGTGGGGATCGACAACAAGCTGCCCGTTTTCACCGGCGACACCGCCTCGGTCGAGCGCGGCGCGGCGGCGGCCATTGGTTTTGATTACCACGAGTTGGGCTTGCAAACCGGCCGGATGGTGGCGCGTATCCTGAAGGGCGCCGATCCCCGGACCATGCCGGTGGAAATGGTTCAGAAGCTCGACCTTTACGTCAATCCCGGCTCGGCCGCCCGGATGGGACTGGCTCTGCCGGAAGACATGGTCGCCGAAGCCGCCACCGTGATCCGTTGA
- a CDS encoding ABC transporter permease — MSLIAFLGAIETGLVFGLVALGVFLSFRVLDFPDLTVDGSFPLGGAVAATLIAGGWNPLTATLVAVMAGAVAGSVTALLNVRLKILHLLASILSMIALYSINLRIMGRPNVALLNDTTVFTWVQGPGWPAAQWTTPGLLLGVVVVAVVVLNLFLASRAGLALRATGANARMAAAQGIATGSAIILGMAMSNALVALAGALFAQSQGGADISMGVGCIVIGLASVIVGEAVMSTRTIVLATIACVVGAILYRLAVALALNAEFLGLQAQDLNLITAALVALALVLPRWKGPLRRWVARLAQGGPR, encoded by the coding sequence GTGAGCCTCATAGCCTTTCTTGGCGCCATTGAAACCGGGCTGGTGTTTGGTCTCGTGGCGCTTGGCGTGTTCTTGTCGTTCAGGGTCCTGGATTTTCCCGACCTGACCGTTGATGGCAGCTTCCCCTTGGGCGGCGCCGTGGCGGCGACCCTGATCGCCGGGGGCTGGAACCCGCTCACGGCCACCCTGGTTGCCGTGATGGCCGGCGCCGTGGCCGGGAGCGTGACCGCTCTGCTGAACGTTCGCTTGAAGATCTTGCATCTTCTTGCCTCGATTCTCAGCATGATCGCGCTTTACTCCATCAACCTGCGCATCATGGGCCGCCCCAACGTGGCCCTGCTCAACGACACCACCGTCTTCACCTGGGTTCAGGGGCCGGGGTGGCCGGCGGCCCAGTGGACCACGCCGGGCCTCTTGCTTGGTGTTGTGGTCGTGGCCGTAGTGGTACTCAATCTGTTCTTGGCGTCCCGAGCCGGGCTGGCTTTGCGGGCGACCGGGGCCAACGCCCGGATGGCGGCCGCCCAGGGCATCGCCACCGGGAGCGCCATCATCCTCGGCATGGCCATGAGCAATGCTCTGGTGGCCCTGGCCGGGGCCTTGTTTGCCCAGTCCCAGGGAGGGGCCGACATTTCCATGGGCGTGGGCTGTATTGTGATCGGCTTGGCCTCGGTCATCGTCGGCGAGGCGGTGATGTCCACGCGGACCATTGTGCTGGCGACCATCGCATGCGTCGTGGGCGCCATTTTGTATCGCTTGGCCGTCGCCTTGGCCCTCAACGCCGAGTTTCTCGGCTTGCAGGCGCAGGACCTTAACCTGATCACGGCGGCTCTGGTGGCCTTGGCGTTGGTGTT